Proteins from one Embleya scabrispora genomic window:
- a CDS encoding putative RNA methyltransferase — MLGDVLRTLACPHCGADLAGEDTGLRCAAGHTFDIARQGYVNLLTGAGPTGTADTAAMVAARVDFLGAGHYDRLGDALAAACADAPPGVLVDVGAGTGHHLARVLDALPDRHGLALDISKYALRRAARAHPRMGAAVCDAWRPLPVRDGVAARVLNVFAPRNPPELHRVLDPEGALIVAAPAPGHLGELVPALDLLRVDADKQERIDAKLAPWFTVRARRTLTYPMTLDHAAIATVVAMGPSAWHTDPERLRTRLAALANPQVVTASITVSAYDPVRRLPNA, encoded by the coding sequence ATGCTCGGCGACGTCCTGCGAACCCTCGCCTGCCCGCACTGCGGCGCCGACCTGGCGGGGGAAGACACCGGCCTGCGCTGCGCCGCCGGGCACACCTTCGACATCGCCCGCCAGGGCTACGTCAACCTGCTCACCGGCGCCGGGCCGACCGGCACCGCCGACACCGCAGCGATGGTCGCCGCCCGGGTCGACTTCCTCGGCGCCGGCCACTACGACCGGCTCGGCGACGCGCTCGCCGCCGCCTGCGCCGACGCGCCGCCCGGCGTCCTCGTCGACGTCGGCGCCGGCACCGGACACCACCTCGCGCGTGTCCTCGACGCGCTGCCTGACCGCCACGGGCTGGCCCTGGACATCTCCAAATACGCGCTGCGCCGCGCCGCCCGCGCCCACCCCCGCATGGGCGCGGCCGTCTGCGACGCCTGGCGCCCGCTGCCGGTGCGCGACGGCGTCGCCGCCCGGGTACTCAACGTGTTCGCCCCGCGCAACCCGCCCGAGTTGCACCGCGTCCTCGATCCCGAGGGCGCCCTGATCGTCGCCGCCCCCGCCCCCGGACACCTGGGCGAACTCGTCCCCGCCCTCGACCTGCTGCGCGTCGACGCGGACAAGCAGGAGCGGATCGACGCCAAACTCGCCCCCTGGTTCACCGTGCGCGCCCGGCGGACCCTGACCTACCCCATGACGCTGGATCACGCCGCGATCGCCACCGTGGTCGCGATGGGCCCCAGCGCCTGGCACACCGACCCCGAGCGCCTGCGCACCCGGCTCGCCGCACTGGCGAACCCGCAGGTCGTGACCGCTTCGATCACCGTTTCCGCATACGACCCCGTTCGGCGGTTGCCCAATGCCTGA
- the metH gene encoding methionine synthase yields MTATPQQLREALATRVVVADGAMGTMLQAQDPSLDDFQGHEGCNEVLNVTRPDIVRNVHKEYFDVGVDCVETNTFGANLGNLGEYDIQDRIYELAEAGARIAREVADGYTTPDRPRWVLGSIGPGTKLPSLGHVPFATLRDAFEVNAAGLIDGGAHALLIETSQDLLQTKASIIGAQRALKKAGVDLPIFAQVTVETTGAMLMGSEIGAALTALEPLGIDFIGLNCATGPVEMSEHLRHLSKHAGIGVTAMPNAGLPILTKDGAHYPLSPDELADAHDTFTRDYGLALVGGCCGTTPAHLKAVVERVHGRELTPRNPRHEPAAASLYQSVPFRQDLSYLSIGERTNANGSKAFREAMLEGRYDDCLDIARDQTRDGAHMLDLNIDYVGRDGVADMRELAGRLATASTLPIMLDSTEPEVLEAGLELLGGRAVVNSVNYEDGDGPTSRFRRIMPLVKEHGAAVVALTIDEEGQARTAEWKVRVAERLITALTEEWGIKVSDIIIDALTFPIGTGQEETRRDGIETIEAIREIKRRHPEVQTTLGLSNVSFGLNPAARIVLNSVFLNECIEAGLDSAIVHASKILPMARIPEEQREVALDMVYDRRREGYDPLQRFLELFAGVDAKSVRATRAQELAALPLNERLERRIIDGERAGLEEDLDEALRERSALVIINDTLLAGMKVVGELFGSGQMQLPFVLQSAEVMKSAVAHLEPHIEKVEGEDGKGTIVLATVKGDVHDIGKNLVDIILSNNGYNVVNIGIKQPVSAILDAAEEHRADVIGMSGLLVKSTVIMKENLQELNTRGLAAGYPVILGGAALTRAYVEEDLYDIYAGEVRYARDAFEGLRLMDALMGVKRGVPGVELPALRRRKVAAAKVIETEPEEMPARSDVAIDNPVPTPPFWGDRVVKGIQLNDYASWLDERATFMGQWGLKPTRGGDGPSYEELVETEGRPRLRYWLDRIVTDNLLDAGVVYGYFPCVSKGDDLIVLDDAGNERTRFTFPRQRRDRHLCLADFFRPEESGEIDVVGFQIATMGPRLSGATAELFAENSYRDYLELHGLSVQLAEALAEYWHARVRAELGFAGEDPADLDGMLKLHYRGARFSLGYGACPDLEDRAKITALLGPERIGVELSEEFQLHPEQSTDAIVLHHPEANYFNAR; encoded by the coding sequence ATGACAGCAACCCCGCAGCAGCTTCGCGAAGCACTCGCCACCCGCGTCGTCGTCGCCGATGGAGCGATGGGAACCATGCTCCAGGCCCAGGATCCCAGCCTGGACGATTTCCAGGGCCACGAAGGCTGCAACGAGGTCCTGAACGTCACCCGACCCGACATCGTGCGCAACGTGCACAAGGAATACTTCGACGTCGGCGTGGACTGCGTCGAAACCAACACCTTCGGCGCCAACCTCGGCAACCTGGGCGAGTACGACATCCAGGACCGGATCTACGAACTCGCCGAAGCCGGCGCCCGGATCGCCCGCGAAGTCGCCGACGGCTACACCACGCCCGACCGCCCCCGCTGGGTGCTCGGCTCGATCGGCCCCGGCACCAAGCTGCCCAGCCTGGGCCACGTGCCCTTCGCCACGCTGCGCGACGCGTTCGAGGTCAACGCCGCAGGCCTGATCGACGGCGGCGCGCACGCCCTGCTCATCGAGACCAGCCAGGACCTGCTGCAGACCAAGGCGTCCATCATCGGCGCCCAGCGCGCCCTGAAGAAGGCGGGCGTCGACCTGCCGATCTTCGCCCAGGTCACCGTCGAGACCACCGGCGCCATGCTGATGGGCTCCGAGATCGGCGCCGCGCTCACCGCGCTGGAGCCGCTGGGCATCGACTTCATCGGCCTCAACTGCGCCACCGGCCCGGTCGAGATGAGCGAGCACCTGCGCCACCTGTCCAAGCACGCCGGCATCGGGGTCACCGCGATGCCCAACGCGGGCCTGCCGATCCTGACCAAGGACGGCGCGCACTACCCGCTCAGCCCCGACGAACTGGCCGACGCGCACGACACGTTCACCCGCGACTACGGCCTGGCCCTGGTCGGCGGCTGCTGCGGCACCACCCCCGCGCACCTGAAGGCCGTGGTCGAGCGGGTGCACGGGCGCGAGCTGACCCCGCGCAACCCCCGCCACGAGCCCGCCGCCGCGTCGCTGTACCAGTCGGTGCCCTTCCGCCAGGACCTGTCGTACCTGTCCATCGGCGAGCGCACCAACGCCAACGGCTCCAAGGCGTTCCGCGAGGCCATGCTCGAAGGCCGCTACGACGACTGCCTCGACATCGCCCGCGACCAGACCCGCGACGGCGCGCACATGCTCGACCTCAACATCGACTACGTCGGCCGCGACGGCGTCGCCGACATGCGCGAACTCGCCGGCCGTCTCGCCACCGCCTCCACCCTGCCGATCATGCTCGACTCCACCGAGCCCGAGGTGCTCGAAGCCGGCCTCGAACTGCTCGGCGGCCGCGCCGTGGTCAACTCGGTCAACTACGAGGACGGCGACGGGCCCACCTCCCGCTTCCGGCGCATCATGCCGCTGGTCAAGGAGCACGGCGCGGCCGTGGTCGCGCTGACCATCGACGAGGAGGGCCAGGCCCGTACCGCCGAATGGAAGGTCCGCGTCGCCGAGCGGCTGATCACCGCCCTCACCGAGGAGTGGGGGATCAAGGTCTCCGACATCATCATCGACGCGCTCACCTTCCCCATCGGCACGGGCCAGGAGGAGACCCGCCGCGACGGCATCGAGACCATCGAGGCGATCCGCGAGATCAAGCGCCGCCACCCCGAGGTGCAGACCACTCTCGGCCTGTCCAACGTCTCCTTCGGCCTCAACCCGGCCGCGCGCATCGTGCTCAACTCGGTCTTCCTCAACGAGTGCATCGAAGCCGGCCTCGACTCGGCGATCGTGCACGCCAGCAAGATCCTGCCGATGGCGCGCATCCCCGAGGAGCAGCGCGAGGTCGCCCTCGACATGGTCTACGACCGCCGGCGCGAGGGCTACGACCCGCTCCAGCGCTTCCTGGAGCTGTTCGCCGGCGTCGACGCCAAGTCGGTGCGCGCCACCCGCGCCCAGGAGTTGGCCGCGCTGCCGCTGAACGAACGCCTGGAGCGGCGGATCATCGACGGCGAGCGCGCCGGCCTCGAGGAGGACCTCGACGAGGCGCTGCGCGAGCGCAGCGCGCTGGTGATCATCAACGACACCCTCCTGGCCGGCATGAAGGTCGTCGGCGAGCTGTTCGGCTCCGGCCAGATGCAGCTGCCGTTCGTGCTCCAGTCCGCCGAGGTGATGAAGTCCGCCGTCGCGCATCTGGAACCGCACATCGAAAAGGTCGAGGGCGAGGACGGCAAGGGCACCATCGTGCTCGCCACCGTCAAGGGCGACGTGCACGACATCGGCAAGAACCTCGTCGACATCATCCTGTCCAACAACGGCTACAACGTGGTCAACATCGGCATCAAGCAGCCGGTGTCCGCCATCCTCGACGCCGCCGAGGAACACCGCGCCGACGTGATCGGGATGTCCGGTCTGCTGGTCAAGTCCACCGTGATCATGAAGGAAAACCTCCAGGAGCTGAACACCCGCGGCCTGGCCGCCGGTTACCCCGTCATCCTCGGCGGCGCCGCCCTGACCCGCGCCTACGTCGAAGAGGACCTGTACGACATCTACGCCGGCGAGGTCCGCTACGCCCGCGACGCCTTCGAGGGCCTGCGCCTGATGGACGCGCTGATGGGTGTCAAGCGCGGCGTGCCCGGGGTGGAGCTGCCCGCGCTGCGCCGGCGCAAGGTCGCCGCGGCCAAGGTGATCGAGACCGAGCCCGAGGAGATGCCGGCGCGCTCCGACGTGGCGATCGACAACCCCGTGCCCACCCCGCCGTTCTGGGGCGACCGCGTGGTCAAGGGCATCCAGTTGAACGACTACGCGTCCTGGCTGGACGAGCGCGCCACCTTCATGGGCCAGTGGGGCCTCAAGCCCACGCGCGGCGGCGACGGGCCCTCCTACGAGGAACTCGTCGAGACCGAGGGCCGCCCGCGCCTGCGCTACTGGCTCGACCGCATCGTCACCGACAACCTCCTCGACGCGGGCGTGGTCTACGGCTACTTCCCGTGCGTGTCCAAGGGCGACGATCTGATCGTGCTCGACGACGCCGGCAACGAGCGCACCCGCTTCACCTTCCCGCGCCAGCGCCGCGACCGGCACCTGTGCCTGGCCGACTTCTTCCGCCCGGAGGAGTCCGGCGAGATCGACGTGGTCGGCTTCCAGATCGCCACGATGGGCCCGCGCCTGTCCGGCGCCACCGCGGAGCTGTTCGCGGAGAACTCCTACCGCGACTACCTCGAACTGCACGGGCTGTCCGTACAACTCGCCGAGGCCCTGGCCGAATACTGGCACGCGCGTGTGCGCGCCGAACTCGGCTTCGCCGGCGAGGATCCCGCCGACCTCGACGGCATGCTCAAGCTGCACTACCGCGGCGCCCGCTTCTCGCTCGGCTACGGCGCCTGCCCCGATCTCGAGGACCGGGCCAAGATCACCGCGTTGCTGGGGCCCGAGCGCATCGGCGTCGAACTGTCCGAGGAGTTCCAGCTGCACCCCGAACAGTCCACCGACGCCATCGTGCTCCACCACCCCGAGGCGAACTACTTCAACGCCCGCTGA
- a CDS encoding PAC2 family protein: MIELDDLPELIDPVMVAAFEGWNDAGDAASAAIEHLDRVWKGEVFAALDAEDYYDFQVNRPTIWLDGDTRRITWPTTRLSVVRLTEPRRDLVLVHGIEPNLRWRSFCNELLGFAHELGVETVVVLGAMLGDAPHSRPVPVNGTTSDPVVARNVGLEQSRYEGPTGIVGVFQEACAHAGMPALTFWASVPHYVAQPPSPKATLALLRRLEDFLDVNVPMGELAEDARAWQVGVDQLAAEDTEVADYVRSLEAARDTEDLPEASGDAIAAEFERYLKRKGDHPEG, from the coding sequence GTGATCGAGCTCGACGACCTGCCCGAGCTGATCGACCCCGTCATGGTGGCCGCGTTCGAGGGCTGGAACGACGCCGGCGACGCCGCTTCCGCCGCGATCGAGCACCTGGACCGGGTCTGGAAGGGCGAGGTGTTCGCGGCCCTGGACGCCGAGGACTACTACGACTTCCAGGTGAACCGGCCGACGATATGGCTCGACGGCGACACCCGGCGGATCACCTGGCCCACCACGCGGCTGTCGGTGGTCCGGCTGACCGAGCCGCGCCGTGACCTGGTGCTGGTGCACGGGATAGAGCCGAACCTGCGCTGGCGCTCGTTCTGCAACGAACTGCTGGGCTTCGCGCACGAGTTGGGCGTGGAGACGGTGGTGGTGCTCGGTGCGATGCTGGGCGACGCGCCGCACTCGCGGCCCGTCCCGGTCAACGGGACGACCTCCGACCCTGTGGTGGCGCGCAACGTGGGGCTGGAGCAGTCGCGGTACGAGGGGCCGACCGGGATCGTGGGCGTGTTCCAGGAGGCGTGCGCGCACGCGGGCATGCCGGCGCTGACGTTCTGGGCCTCGGTTCCGCACTACGTGGCGCAGCCGCCGTCGCCGAAGGCCACACTGGCGCTGCTGCGGCGGCTGGAGGACTTCCTCGACGTCAACGTGCCGATGGGCGAACTCGCGGAGGACGCGCGGGCGTGGCAGGTGGGCGTGGACCAACTCGCGGCCGAGGACACCGAGGTGGCCGACTACGTGCGGTCGCTGGAGGCGGCGCGGGACACCGAGGATCTGCCGGAGGCGTCGGGCGATGCGATCGCGGCGGAGTTCGAGCGGTATCTGAAGCGCAAGGGTGACCACCCGGAGGGGTGA
- a CDS encoding M50 family metallopeptidase, whose translation MRQDEAPRREPRRGLLMGRPFGVPVYVAPTWFVIAAVITVLFAPTFESLFPDLGPWRFVLSFGFAVLLYLSVLVHELAHAVTALRLGLPVRRITIQFLGGVSEIDKPETARHEFLVSAAGPALSLVLGGGFWVIGLALHVDTLAGRMIALLAVSNLLVAAFNLLPGLPLDGGRMLRAVVWRVSGRPLAGTIAASWAGRVLAVVVLVAAVTWSLGADAGARTYTMIFGALVAGFMWAGAVQSLRAERLRERLPQLRVRVLTRRAIPVAASVPLAEALRRAHEEGARGLVVVDGGGDPVALVREAAVLATPEHRRPWVAVGALARDLAEGMRVPADLAGEELLVAMRGAPASEYLVVEPDGRVYGVLARTDVEHAFVAMMRA comes from the coding sequence GTGCGGCAGGACGAGGCTCCGCGCCGGGAGCCGAGGCGTGGCCTGCTCATGGGGCGCCCGTTCGGGGTGCCGGTCTATGTGGCGCCGACGTGGTTCGTGATCGCGGCGGTGATCACCGTGTTGTTCGCGCCGACGTTCGAGAGTCTGTTCCCGGATCTGGGGCCGTGGCGGTTCGTGTTGTCGTTCGGCTTCGCGGTGTTGTTGTACCTGTCGGTGCTGGTGCACGAGTTGGCGCACGCGGTGACGGCGCTGCGGCTCGGTCTGCCGGTGCGGCGGATCACGATCCAGTTCCTGGGCGGGGTGTCGGAGATCGACAAGCCGGAGACGGCGCGGCACGAGTTCCTGGTGTCGGCGGCGGGGCCGGCGTTGTCGTTGGTGCTGGGCGGCGGGTTCTGGGTCATCGGCCTGGCGTTGCACGTGGATACGTTGGCGGGGCGGATGATCGCGTTGTTGGCGGTGTCCAATCTGCTGGTGGCGGCGTTCAATCTGCTGCCGGGGCTGCCGTTGGACGGTGGCCGGATGTTGCGGGCGGTGGTGTGGCGGGTCAGCGGGCGGCCGTTGGCGGGCACGATCGCGGCGTCGTGGGCGGGGCGGGTGCTGGCGGTGGTGGTGCTGGTCGCCGCGGTGACGTGGTCGTTGGGGGCGGATGCGGGCGCGCGTACGTACACGATGATCTTCGGCGCGTTGGTGGCCGGTTTCATGTGGGCGGGGGCGGTGCAGTCGCTGCGGGCGGAGCGGTTGCGCGAGCGGTTGCCGCAGTTGCGGGTGCGGGTGTTGACGCGGCGGGCGATTCCGGTGGCGGCGAGCGTGCCGTTGGCGGAGGCGCTGCGGCGGGCGCACGAGGAGGGGGCGCGGGGGCTGGTCGTGGTGGACGGGGGCGGGGATCCGGTCGCGCTGGTGCGCGAGGCGGCGGTGTTGGCGACGCCGGAGCATCGCCGGCCGTGGGTGGCGGTGGGGGCGTTGGCGCGGGATCTGGCCGAGGGGATGCGGGTGCCGGCGGATCTGGCGGGTGAGGAGTTGTTGGTGGCGATGCGGGGCGCTCCCGCGAGCGAGTATCTGGTCGTGGAGCCGGATGGGCGGGTGTACGGAGTCCTGGCCCGGACGGACGTGGAGCACGCGTTCGTGGCCATGATGCGCGCCTGA
- a CDS encoding tRNA (adenine-N1)-methyltransferase — protein sequence MSEPTGTARRRGPFQVGDQVQLTDPKGRHHTFTLEAGKAFHTHKGSFQHDALIGAPEGTVVRSTGNTDYLALRPLLPDFVLSMPRGAAVIYPKDAGQILAMADIFAGARVVEAGVGSGALSTFLLRAIGDSGQLASYERRQDFADIARKNVERYFGAPHPAWKLTVGDLQDNLVETDVDRVILDMLAPWECLDAVYKALAPGGLVCCYVATTTQLSRTVETMRVMNCFTEPQPFESMVRSWHVEGLAVRPDHRMIGHTGFLVTARRLADGVEPPLRRRRPSKGSYGDDYAGPGAEAGDPAAS from the coding sequence ATGTCCGAACCGACCGGTACCGCGCGCAGGCGCGGACCCTTCCAGGTCGGGGACCAGGTTCAGCTGACCGATCCCAAGGGCCGCCACCACACCTTCACCCTCGAAGCGGGCAAGGCGTTCCACACCCACAAGGGCTCGTTTCAACACGACGCGCTGATCGGCGCCCCCGAAGGAACCGTCGTACGGTCCACCGGGAACACCGACTACCTCGCGCTGCGACCTCTGCTCCCCGACTTCGTCCTGTCCATGCCCCGCGGCGCCGCGGTGATCTACCCCAAGGACGCCGGCCAGATCCTCGCGATGGCCGACATCTTCGCCGGCGCCCGCGTCGTCGAGGCCGGCGTCGGCTCCGGGGCGCTGAGCACCTTCCTGCTCCGCGCCATCGGCGACAGCGGGCAGCTCGCCTCCTACGAACGCCGACAGGACTTCGCGGACATCGCCCGCAAGAACGTCGAACGCTACTTCGGCGCCCCCCACCCCGCGTGGAAGCTGACCGTCGGCGACCTCCAGGACAACCTCGTCGAGACCGACGTCGACCGCGTCATCCTCGACATGCTCGCGCCCTGGGAATGCCTCGACGCGGTCTACAAGGCGCTCGCCCCCGGCGGCCTGGTGTGCTGCTACGTGGCCACCACCACGCAGCTCTCGCGCACCGTGGAGACCATGCGGGTGATGAACTGCTTCACCGAACCGCAGCCGTTCGAGTCGATGGTGCGCTCCTGGCACGTCGAGGGCCTCGCGGTGCGCCCCGACCACCGGATGATCGGGCACACCGGCTTCCTGGTCACCGCCCGCCGGTTGGCCGACGGGGTCGAGCCGCCGCTGCGCCGGCGCCGCCCGTCCAAGGGCTCCTACGGCGACGACTACGCCGGCCCCGGCGCGGAGGCGGGCGACCCGGCGGCATCCTGA
- a CDS encoding ferredoxin, which yields MSAENEPLEVWIDQDLCTGDGICVQYAREVFELDIDGLAYVKGADDELRTEPGAVVPVPAPLLVDVIDATRKCPGECIHMRRVSDGVEVFGPEAS from the coding sequence ATGTCCGCGGAAAACGAACCCCTCGAGGTCTGGATCGATCAGGATCTCTGCACCGGGGACGGCATCTGCGTCCAGTACGCGCGGGAGGTCTTCGAGCTGGACATCGACGGGCTGGCGTACGTCAAGGGCGCGGACGACGAGCTGCGCACGGAGCCGGGCGCGGTGGTTCCGGTGCCCGCGCCGCTGCTCGTGGACGTGATCGACGCCACACGCAAGTGTCCGGGGGAATGCATCCACATGCGTCGTGTTTCCGACGGAGTCGAGGTATTCGGGCCGGAAGCCTCCTGA
- the arc gene encoding proteasome ATPase: MAVHDDDMNRGGRPARGTDDLVSQVSFLEQEVAVLRRKLADSPRQSRLLEERVVDLQTSLAGMTTQNERLVATLREARDQIVALKEEVDRLAQPPSGFGVFLQANEDGTADIFTGGRKLRVNVSPNIEPDELRRGQEVMLNEAMNVVDAMEYELIGDVVMLKELLEDGERALVIGHTDEERVVRLAEPLLDAPLRAGDSLLLDSRSGYVYERVPKSEVEELVLEEVPDIDYTKIGGLRNQIEMIRDAVELPYLHPDLFKEHELRPPKGILLYGPPGCGKTLIAKAVANSLAKKVAEAQGNEQGKSYFLNIKGPELLNKYVGETERHIRLVFQRAREKASEGTPVIVFFDEMDSLFRTRGSGVSSDVENTIVPQLLSEIDGVEGLENVIVIGASNREDMIDPAILRPGRLDVKIKIERPDAEAAKDIFAKYLKVSLPLHDDDLAEHDGNRDSTVTGMIQVAVERMYSENEENRFLEVTYANGDKETLYFKDFNSGAMIENIVGRAKKMAIKDFLEHRQKGIRVAHLLAACVDEFKENEDLPNTTNPDDWARISGKKGERIVYIRTLVSGKQGDEAGRSIDTVANTGQYL; this comes from the coding sequence GTGGCAGTCCACGACGACGACATGAACCGTGGTGGGAGGCCGGCTCGGGGTACGGACGACCTCGTAAGCCAGGTTTCTTTTCTAGAGCAGGAAGTCGCCGTCCTGCGTCGCAAGCTCGCCGACTCACCGCGCCAGAGCCGTTTGCTCGAGGAGCGGGTCGTCGATCTTCAGACGTCCTTGGCCGGCATGACCACACAAAACGAGCGACTGGTCGCGACCTTGCGAGAGGCCCGCGATCAGATCGTGGCCCTCAAGGAGGAAGTGGACCGACTCGCCCAACCCCCCTCGGGGTTCGGCGTGTTCCTACAGGCCAACGAGGACGGCACGGCCGACATCTTCACCGGCGGGCGCAAGCTGCGCGTGAACGTCAGCCCCAACATCGAGCCCGACGAACTCCGGCGTGGCCAAGAGGTCATGCTCAACGAGGCCATGAACGTCGTCGACGCCATGGAGTACGAGCTGATCGGCGACGTCGTGATGCTCAAGGAACTCCTCGAGGACGGCGAACGCGCCCTGGTCATCGGGCACACCGACGAGGAGCGCGTGGTGCGCCTCGCCGAGCCGCTGCTCGACGCCCCGCTGCGCGCGGGCGACTCGCTCCTGCTCGACTCCCGGTCGGGCTACGTGTACGAGCGCGTGCCCAAGAGCGAGGTCGAGGAACTGGTCCTCGAAGAGGTCCCGGACATCGACTACACCAAGATCGGCGGTCTGCGGAACCAGATCGAGATGATCCGCGACGCGGTGGAACTGCCCTACCTCCACCCCGACCTGTTCAAGGAACACGAGCTGCGCCCGCCCAAGGGCATCCTGCTCTACGGTCCGCCCGGCTGCGGCAAGACACTGATCGCCAAGGCCGTGGCCAACTCCCTCGCGAAGAAGGTCGCCGAGGCCCAGGGCAACGAACAGGGCAAGAGCTACTTCCTCAACATCAAGGGCCCCGAACTCCTCAACAAGTACGTCGGCGAGACCGAGCGGCACATCCGCCTGGTCTTCCAGCGGGCCCGCGAGAAGGCCAGCGAGGGCACCCCCGTCATCGTCTTCTTCGACGAGATGGACTCGCTCTTCCGCACCCGCGGCTCGGGCGTCAGCTCGGACGTGGAGAACACCATCGTCCCCCAGCTGCTGTCCGAGATCGACGGCGTGGAGGGCCTGGAAAACGTCATCGTCATCGGCGCCTCCAACCGCGAGGACATGATCGACCCGGCCATCCTGCGCCCGGGCCGACTCGACGTGAAGATCAAGATCGAGCGTCCCGACGCCGAGGCGGCCAAGGACATCTTCGCGAAGTACCTCAAGGTCTCGCTGCCGCTGCACGACGACGACCTGGCCGAACACGACGGCAACCGCGACTCCACGGTCACCGGGATGATCCAGGTCGCGGTGGAGCGGATGTACTCGGAGAACGAGGAGAACCGCTTCCTGGAGGTCACCTACGCCAACGGTGACAAGGAGACCCTGTACTTCAAGGACTTCAACTCCGGCGCGATGATCGAGAACATCGTGGGCCGCGCGAAGAAGATGGCGATCAAGGACTTCCTGGAGCACCGCCAAAAGGGCATCCGGGTGGCCCACCTGCTCGCCGCGTGCGTCGACGAGTTCAAGGAGAACGAGGACCTGCCCAACACCACCAACCCCGACGACTGGGCCCGGATCTCCGGCAAGAAGGGCGAGCGGATCGTCTACATCCGCACCCTGGTCTCGGGCAAGCAGGGCGACGAGGCCGGGCGCTCCATCGACACGGTGGCCAACACCGGTCAGTACCTCTGA
- the dop gene encoding depupylase/deamidase Dop, giving the protein MTVRRVMGIETEYGISVPGHPNANAMLTSSQIVNAYAAAMQRARRARWDFEEENPLRDARGFDLARELADSSQLTDEDVGLANVILTNGARLYVDHAHPEYSAPETTNPRDAVIWDKAGERIMAEAARRAGELPGGQQILLYKNNTDNKGASYGTHENYLMQRATPFADIVRHLTPFFVSRQVICGAGRVGIGQDGSTHGFQISQRADYFEVEVGLETTLKRPIINTRDEPHADAEKYRRLHVIIGDANLSEVSTYLKLGTTALVLSMIEDRFLGNDLTVDQPVRTLHEVSHDPTLKQLITLRSGRKLTAIQLQLEYLELARKYVENRFGKDVDADTTDVLDRWESVLARLETDPMSLARELDWVAKLQLLEGYRQRDALDWDAPRLHLVDLQYADVRPDKGLYNKLEDRFERIAGEAEVQRAVHLPPEDTRAYFRGRCLEQYADEVAAASWDSVIFDVAGHDSLQRVPTLEPLRGTKAHVKDLLDRCRTAEDLVRALTGG; this is encoded by the coding sequence ATGACCGTCCGGCGTGTGATGGGCATCGAAACCGAGTACGGGATCTCCGTACCCGGACATCCGAACGCCAACGCGATGTTGACGTCTTCCCAGATCGTGAACGCGTACGCCGCAGCGATGCAGCGGGCCCGCCGGGCCCGCTGGGACTTCGAGGAGGAGAATCCGCTGCGCGACGCGCGCGGGTTCGACCTGGCGCGCGAATTGGCCGACTCGAGCCAGCTGACCGACGAGGACGTCGGTCTGGCCAACGTGATCCTGACCAACGGCGCTCGGCTCTACGTCGACCACGCCCACCCGGAGTACAGCGCGCCCGAGACCACCAACCCACGCGACGCGGTGATCTGGGACAAGGCCGGCGAGCGGATCATGGCCGAGGCCGCACGGCGCGCCGGCGAGCTGCCCGGCGGGCAGCAGATCCTGCTCTACAAGAACAACACCGACAACAAGGGCGCGTCCTATGGCACGCATGAGAACTACCTCATGCAGCGCGCCACGCCGTTCGCGGACATCGTTCGGCACCTGACCCCGTTCTTCGTCTCCCGGCAGGTGATCTGCGGCGCGGGCCGGGTGGGGATCGGCCAGGACGGCTCCACGCACGGCTTCCAGATCAGCCAGCGCGCGGACTACTTCGAGGTCGAGGTCGGCCTGGAGACCACGCTCAAGCGGCCGATCATCAACACGCGCGACGAACCGCACGCGGACGCGGAGAAGTACCGGCGCCTGCACGTGATCATCGGCGATGCCAACCTGTCCGAGGTGTCCACCTACCTCAAGCTCGGCACCACCGCGCTGGTCCTGTCGATGATCGAGGACCGCTTCCTGGGCAACGACCTGACCGTCGACCAACCGGTGCGCACGCTGCACGAGGTCTCCCACGACCCGACCCTCAAACAGCTGATCACGCTGCGCAGCGGCCGGAAGCTGACCGCGATCCAGCTCCAGCTCGAATACCTCGAGTTGGCCCGGAAGTACGTCGAGAACCGGTTCGGCAAGGACGTCGACGCCGACACCACCGACGTGCTCGACCGCTGGGAGTCGGTGCTCGCCCGCCTGGAGACCGACCCGATGTCGCTGGCGCGCGAGCTGGACTGGGTGGCCAAGCTCCAACTCCTGGAGGGCTACCGGCAGCGGGACGCCCTCGACTGGGACGCGCCGAGGCTGCACCTGGTCGACCTCCAGTACGCCGACGTACGGCCCGACAAGGGGCTGTACAACAAGCTGGAGGACCGCTTCGAGCGGATCGCCGGCGAGGCCGAGGTGCAGCGCGCGGTGCATCTGCCGCCGGAGGACACCAGGGCCTACTTCCGCGGCCGGTGTCTGGAGCAGTACGCCGACGAGGTCGCGGCGGCCTCGTGGGACTCGGTGATCTTCGACGTCGCCGGTCACGACTCGCTCCAGCGCGTGCCCACCCTGGAGCCGCTGCGCGGGACGAAGGCCCACGTGAAGGACCTGCTCGACCGCTGCCGCACCGCCGAGGATCTGGTCCGCGCGCTTACGGGTGGGTGA